One window from the genome of Pantoea cypripedii encodes:
- the hpxK gene encoding allantoate amidohydrolase — protein MSESLMTASEAQSAAARVMARCDALAEISETEDGLMRVYLSPEQMRANQRVGEWMQAAGMTVWQDAVGNICGRYESATPGAPALLLGSHLDTVRNAGRYDGMLGVLSAIETVQWLHDHQQRLPLAIEIVGFGDEEGTRFGITLLGSRGITGSWPESWVTHPDGNGITVAQAMQDVGLDAAKILDAARDVNDIAAYLELHIEQGPCLEQEDLALGVVTAINGARRLNCRFTGEAGHAGTVPMTHRKDALAAAAEWMVFIEQTTRELDPQLVATVGTLHCAPGAVNVIPGDVQLSLDVRGPQDEPLARLLSLLLTQAEAIALRRGLTFSADEYYRIAATACDTRLQQALSHALETVQGRSLSLPSGAGHDAIAIAERWPVGMLFVRNHRGISHHPAESVQAADVALGVQAYLQAVCDLARV, from the coding sequence ATGAGTGAAAGCCTGATGACTGCCAGCGAGGCGCAGTCAGCCGCCGCACGCGTCATGGCGCGCTGCGATGCGCTGGCTGAGATCAGTGAAACGGAAGATGGCCTGATGCGGGTTTATCTTTCGCCGGAACAGATGCGCGCCAATCAGCGCGTCGGTGAGTGGATGCAGGCTGCGGGTATGACGGTGTGGCAGGATGCGGTCGGCAACATTTGTGGCCGCTATGAATCCGCTACGCCGGGTGCACCGGCGCTGCTGCTCGGTTCACATCTCGATACTGTGCGTAACGCCGGTCGTTATGACGGGATGCTGGGCGTACTGAGCGCGATTGAAACCGTGCAATGGCTACACGATCACCAGCAGCGTCTGCCGCTGGCGATTGAGATTGTCGGCTTCGGCGATGAAGAGGGCACGCGTTTCGGTATTACGCTGCTGGGCAGTCGTGGCATCACCGGCAGCTGGCCGGAAAGCTGGGTCACCCATCCCGATGGCAACGGTATTACGGTTGCTCAGGCGATGCAGGATGTGGGTTTAGACGCAGCAAAAATCCTTGATGCGGCGCGTGATGTTAACGACATCGCCGCGTATCTGGAGCTGCACATTGAGCAGGGGCCATGCCTGGAACAGGAAGACCTGGCGCTCGGTGTGGTCACCGCCATCAATGGTGCACGCCGTCTGAATTGCCGTTTTACCGGCGAGGCGGGCCATGCGGGTACGGTGCCGATGACGCATCGTAAAGACGCGCTGGCAGCGGCTGCCGAATGGATGGTGTTTATTGAGCAAACCACCCGCGAGCTGGACCCGCAACTGGTGGCGACGGTGGGAACGTTGCACTGCGCCCCTGGGGCGGTGAATGTGATCCCCGGTGATGTGCAGTTGTCGCTGGATGTGCGTGGCCCGCAGGATGAACCGCTGGCGCGCCTGCTGTCGCTGTTACTGACGCAGGCGGAAGCCATCGCCTTACGCCGTGGTCTGACATTCAGCGCGGACGAGTATTATCGTATCGCCGCCACCGCCTGCGATACGCGCCTGCAACAGGCGCTGAGCCATGCGCTGGAAACGGTGCAGGGGCGCAGCCTGTCGCTGCCAAGCGGTGCCGGACATGATGCGATCGCCATTGCAGAGCGCTGGCCGGTAGGAATGCTTTTTGTGCGCAACCATCGCGGCATCAGCCACCATCCGGCGGAGTCGGTGCAGGCGGCGGATGTGGCGCTGGGTGTGCAGGCATATTTGCAGGCGGTGTGCGATTTGGCGCGGGTATAA
- the mtnK gene encoding S-methyl-5-thioribose kinase, which yields MSQYRTFTAADAVEYAKQFGGVDDPSALVSAEEIGDGNLNLVFKIYDNQGVSRVVVKQALPYVRCVGESWPLTLDRARLEAQTLVEHYKHCPQYTVHVTHYDAELAVMVMEDLSSHRIWRGELVKGAYYPQAASQLGEYLAQTLFHTSDFILHPHKKKAEVARFINPEMCEITEDLFFNDPYVDHERNNYPAALQSLVESLRSDDALRIAVAGLKHRFFADAEALLHGDIHSGSIFVADGSLKAIDAEFGYFGPIGFDIGTALGNLLINYCCLPGLLAPREAAEARERRLSDVHQVWSTFASRFLELAQAKTTDVALAYPGYAAAFLRKVWSDTIGYCGTELIRRTVGMSHVADFKNIDDDAMRTECIRNCITLGRTLILAANHIDDVDGLIARIRQAS from the coding sequence ATGTCGCAATACCGTACGTTCACCGCTGCCGATGCTGTGGAATATGCAAAACAATTTGGCGGTGTGGACGATCCGTCAGCGCTGGTGAGCGCCGAGGAGATCGGTGATGGGAATCTCAACCTGGTTTTTAAGATCTACGACAACCAGGGCGTCAGCCGTGTGGTGGTGAAACAGGCGTTGCCGTATGTCCGCTGTGTCGGCGAATCCTGGCCGTTAACTCTCGATCGTGCGCGTCTCGAAGCTCAGACGCTGGTGGAGCATTACAAACATTGCCCACAGTACACCGTGCATGTCACCCATTACGACGCCGAACTGGCGGTGATGGTGATGGAAGATCTTTCCAGCCATCGTATCTGGCGTGGCGAGCTGGTAAAAGGCGCATATTATCCGCAGGCCGCCAGCCAGCTGGGCGAATACCTGGCGCAGACCCTGTTCCATACCTCGGATTTCATCCTGCATCCGCATAAGAAAAAAGCCGAAGTGGCGCGCTTTATCAACCCGGAAATGTGTGAAATCACCGAGGATCTGTTCTTTAACGATCCTTACGTCGATCATGAACGCAATAACTACCCGGCGGCGCTGCAATCGCTGGTGGAAAGCCTGCGTAGTGATGACGCACTGCGCATTGCGGTGGCCGGTCTGAAGCATCGCTTCTTTGCCGATGCCGAAGCGTTGCTGCACGGCGATATCCACAGCGGATCGATCTTCGTGGCGGATGGCAGCCTGAAAGCGATTGATGCGGAGTTTGGCTACTTCGGACCGATCGGTTTTGACATCGGTACCGCGCTGGGCAATCTGCTGATTAACTACTGCTGCCTGCCGGGCCTGCTGGCCCCGCGTGAAGCGGCGGAAGCGCGTGAACGTCGCCTGAGTGATGTCCATCAGGTGTGGAGCACCTTTGCCAGCCGTTTCCTCGAACTGGCGCAGGCCAAAACCACCGATGTGGCGCTGGCGTATCCCGGCTATGCTGCCGCTTTCCTGCGCAAAGTGTGGAGCGACACCATTGGTTACTGCGGCACCGAGCTGATTCGCCGTACCGTGGGCATGTCACATGTCGCTGATTTCAAAAATATTGACGATGATGCCATGCGCACCGAGTGCATCCGCAACTGCATCACGCTGGGGCGCACGCTGATTCTGGCGGCCAACCATATTGATGATGTGGATGGGTTGATTGCCCGCATTCGTCAGGCGAGTTAA
- the mtnA gene encoding S-methyl-5-thioribose-1-phosphate isomerase produces the protein MQTLRTTSLEIRDNQLWILDQQALPQQKNWLPAHDVAQLVAHIHALRVRGAPLIGLSASLLLALLAEQGMNKAGLAEALEVLRAARPTAVNLMNNLDRMKVALAENDFVTALTAEALRLVAEDKQLCDNIARAGSALVTPGSQLLTHCNTGGLATAGVGTALGVIAHAHQQGKVKNVWVDETRPLLQGGRLTAWELGELGIPYHLITDSMAASLMARGVVDAIWVGADRIAANGDVANKIGTYSLAVLAHYHGVPFYVAAPHTTLDRLCPNGDAIPIEQRAASEVTGVSGSFGSVQWAPENAAVYNPAFDVTPAALISGWVLDTGVVTPEQVQAGIFQP, from the coding sequence ATGCAAACACTTCGCACAACCAGCCTGGAAATTCGTGATAACCAGCTGTGGATCCTCGACCAGCAGGCATTGCCGCAGCAGAAAAACTGGCTACCCGCGCATGATGTCGCGCAGCTGGTCGCTCATATCCACGCGTTACGTGTGCGTGGCGCACCGCTGATTGGCCTTTCCGCCAGCCTGCTGCTGGCACTGCTGGCTGAACAAGGGATGAATAAAGCCGGGCTGGCGGAGGCGCTGGAGGTGCTGCGCGCGGCACGCCCGACGGCGGTCAACCTGATGAACAATCTGGACCGTATGAAAGTGGCGCTGGCGGAGAACGATTTTGTCACCGCGCTGACGGCAGAAGCGCTGCGTCTGGTCGCAGAAGATAAGCAACTGTGTGACAACATCGCCCGCGCGGGTAGTGCGCTGGTCACGCCGGGCAGCCAGTTGCTGACCCACTGCAACACCGGTGGCCTGGCGACAGCAGGTGTCGGCACCGCGCTCGGGGTGATTGCCCATGCGCATCAGCAGGGCAAAGTGAAAAATGTCTGGGTCGATGAAACCCGCCCGCTGTTGCAGGGAGGACGACTCACCGCCTGGGAGCTGGGTGAACTGGGGATTCCTTATCACCTGATTACCGATTCAATGGCCGCCAGCCTGATGGCACGGGGCGTGGTGGATGCTATCTGGGTCGGCGCGGATCGTATCGCCGCCAATGGCGATGTGGCGAATAAAATCGGCACCTACAGCCTGGCGGTGCTGGCGCATTATCACGGTGTTCCATTCTATGTGGCTGCGCCGCATACCACGCTGGATCGCCTGTGCCCGAACGGTGACGCGATTCCGATTGAACAGCGTGCCGCCAGCGAAGTGACCGGCGTATCCGGCAGTTTTGGCAGCGTGCAATGGGCACCCGAGAATGCCGCTGTTTACAACCCGGCGTTTGATGTCACGCCCGCTGCGCTTATCAGTGGCTGGGTGCTGGATACCGGCGTGGTGACGCCTGAGCAGGTTCAGGCAGGGATTTTTCAGCCGTAA
- the uraH gene encoding hydroxyisourate hydrolase, whose translation MSTITTHILDTALGKPAIGVAISLEQNSPEGWLPLAQGKTDADGRIKDLTPEPLAPGHYRLTAEIGDYFAAAGRDALYVSAQIDFVLGETGSHYHLPFLISPWSWSTYRGS comes from the coding sequence ATGAGCACCATCACCACGCATATTCTCGATACTGCGCTGGGTAAACCGGCGATTGGTGTGGCGATTTCGCTGGAACAGAACAGCCCGGAAGGCTGGCTGCCGCTGGCACAAGGCAAGACCGATGCCGACGGGCGAATTAAAGATTTAACGCCAGAGCCGTTAGCGCCAGGACATTATCGACTGACTGCTGAAATCGGTGATTATTTTGCCGCAGCGGGCCGTGATGCGCTGTATGTCAGCGCGCAGATTGATTTTGTGCTGGGGGAAACCGGCAGCCATTATCATCTGCCGTTCCTGATTTCCCCGTGGTCGTGGTCAACCTATCGCGGCAGTTGA
- a CDS encoding methylthioribulose 1-phosphate dehydratase, which produces MTDFLPLEQLVAACHWIGAKGWAPATGGNMSVRQDDEYCLLSASGKDKGRLTRDDFIQVEIATNEVPSGRKPSAETGLHTLIYRLFPEAGAVLHTHTVNSTVLSRVEKGSALLLSGYEMQKTLAGQDTHLNTVAIPLFDNDQDIDALAERIAAFAAETPLRYGFLLRGHGLTCWGKDVNEARRHLEGLEFLFECELQRRLLEAR; this is translated from the coding sequence ATGACCGATTTTCTTCCACTGGAACAGCTGGTGGCTGCCTGTCACTGGATTGGCGCAAAAGGCTGGGCTCCGGCCACGGGCGGCAACATGTCGGTTCGTCAGGACGACGAATATTGTCTGCTGAGCGCCTCGGGTAAGGATAAAGGCCGTCTGACGCGTGATGACTTTATCCAGGTGGAGATTGCCACTAACGAGGTGCCATCCGGGCGTAAGCCGTCGGCAGAAACCGGTCTGCACACCTTGATTTATCGTCTGTTCCCGGAAGCCGGTGCCGTGCTGCATACGCATACCGTCAATTCGACGGTGCTGTCGCGAGTAGAAAAGGGCAGCGCGCTGCTGCTGAGCGGTTATGAAATGCAGAAAACACTCGCCGGTCAGGATACCCATCTCAACACCGTGGCGATTCCGCTGTTTGATAACGACCAGGATATTGATGCCCTGGCAGAACGTATCGCAGCCTTTGCTGCTGAAACGCCACTGCGTTATGGTTTTCTGCTGCGCGGCCACGGCCTGACCTGCTGGGGTAAAGACGTCAACGAAGCCCGTCGTCATCTGGAAGGGCTGGAATTTTTGTTTGAATGTGAACTACAACGTCGGCTGCTGGAGGCCAGATGA
- a CDS encoding pyridoxal-phosphate-dependent aminotransferase family protein, producing MDIAQFPQINPPQRLLMGPGPINADPRVLRAMSTQLIGQYDPAMTNYMNEVMALYRGVFRTENRWTMLIDGTSRAGIEAILLSAIRPGDKVLVPVFGRFGHLLCEIARRCRAEVHTIEVPWGEVFTPDQIEDAIKRIKPRLLLTVQGDTSTTMLQPLAELGAICQKYGVLFYTDATASLGGNALETDAWGLDAVSAGMQKCLGGPSGTSPITLSPQMEAVIRKRKCVEEGIRTADHQDGEDEMIYSNYFDLGMVMDYWGPERLNHHTEATTALFGARECARLIMQEGLDNGIARHKLHGDALLKGIQGMGLETFGDLQHKMNNVLGVVIPQGVNGDQVRKLVLEDFGIEIGTSFGPLHGKVWRIGTMGYNARKDCVMQTLTALEAVLNHLGFRSTQGAALQAAWDHYGSHA from the coding sequence ATGGACATCGCGCAGTTTCCGCAAATCAATCCACCGCAACGCCTGCTGATGGGGCCGGGGCCGATCAACGCTGATCCGCGCGTGCTGCGCGCCATGTCGACGCAGTTAATTGGTCAGTACGACCCGGCGATGACGAATTACATGAATGAGGTGATGGCGCTGTATCGGGGCGTGTTCCGTACCGAAAATCGCTGGACCATGCTGATCGACGGGACTTCACGCGCCGGAATCGAAGCGATTCTGCTGTCGGCGATCCGTCCGGGCGATAAAGTGCTGGTGCCGGTGTTCGGTCGTTTTGGTCATCTGTTGTGTGAAATTGCCCGCCGCTGCCGCGCTGAAGTCCACACCATTGAGGTGCCGTGGGGCGAGGTGTTTACGCCGGATCAGATCGAAGACGCCATCAAACGTATCAAGCCACGTCTGCTGCTGACTGTGCAGGGCGATACCTCCACCACCATGTTACAGCCGCTGGCTGAGTTGGGTGCCATCTGCCAGAAATATGGCGTGCTGTTCTACACCGATGCTACGGCCTCGCTCGGCGGTAACGCGCTGGAAACCGATGCCTGGGGGCTGGATGCGGTCTCCGCGGGGATGCAAAAATGCCTCGGCGGCCCGTCTGGGACATCACCCATTACCCTTAGCCCGCAGATGGAAGCGGTGATCCGCAAACGTAAATGCGTGGAAGAGGGGATCCGTACCGCCGATCATCAGGACGGCGAGGACGAGATGATCTACTCCAACTACTTCGATCTCGGCATGGTCATGGATTACTGGGGGCCGGAGCGTCTGAACCATCATACCGAAGCCACCACGGCGTTGTTTGGTGCGCGTGAGTGCGCGCGTCTGATCATGCAGGAAGGGCTGGATAACGGTATTGCCCGCCATAAGCTGCACGGCGATGCGCTGCTGAAAGGTATTCAGGGTATGGGGCTGGAAACCTTCGGTGATCTGCAACATAAGATGAATAACGTGCTCGGCGTGGTGATCCCGCAAGGCGTGAACGGCGATCAGGTACGTAAACTGGTGCTGGAAGATTTCGGCATTGAGATTGGCACCTCGTTTGGTCCGCTGCATGGCAAAGTGTGGCGTATCGGCACCATGGGCTACAACGCGCGCAAAGATTGCGTGATGCAAACCCTGACGGCGCTGGAAGCGGTGCTGAATCATCTGGGCTTCCGCTCCACACAAGGTGCGGCATTGCAGGCTGCCTGGGATCACTACGGGAGCCACGCATGA
- a CDS encoding 1,2-dihydroxy-3-keto-5-methylthiopentene dioxygenase, with the protein MSALTIFTDTEASQPVWHSSDAEAIRERLNAKGVRFERWQADRDLGANPDSDTVIKAYQHAIDRLVAEKGYQSWDVLSMRADNPQKEALRSKFLNEHTHSEDEVRFFVEGSGLFCLHLDGQVYQILCEKQDLISVPAGTPHWFDMGSEPHFTAIRIFDNQEGWIANFTGDSIADAYPRLA; encoded by the coding sequence ATGAGTGCACTGACCATTTTTACCGATACTGAAGCCAGCCAGCCGGTGTGGCACAGCAGCGATGCAGAAGCGATTCGCGAGCGTCTGAATGCCAAAGGCGTGCGGTTTGAGCGCTGGCAGGCAGATCGCGATCTGGGTGCCAACCCGGATTCTGACACGGTGATTAAGGCCTACCAGCATGCGATTGATCGTCTGGTGGCAGAGAAAGGTTATCAGAGCTGGGATGTGCTGAGCATGCGTGCGGATAACCCGCAGAAAGAAGCGCTGCGCAGTAAGTTTCTTAATGAACATACCCATAGCGAAGATGAAGTGCGTTTCTTTGTCGAAGGATCGGGTTTGTTCTGCCTGCATCTGGATGGCCAGGTGTATCAGATCCTGTGTGAAAAACAGGACCTGATTTCCGTGCCAGCCGGTACGCCGCACTGGTTTGATATGGGCTCAGAGCCACACTTCACCGCGATCCGTATTTTCGACAATCAGGAAGGCTGGATTGCCAATTTCACCGGTGACAGCATCGCGGATGCGTACCCGCGTCTGGCCTGA
- a CDS encoding pyridoxal phosphate-dependent aminotransferase, translating into MTQHNLIPESKLPALGTTIFTQMSALAQQHNAINLSQGFPDFDGPRYLQERLAYHVSQGANQYAPMTGALPLREAIADKTAELYGHKPDVNSDITVTAGATEALYAAITALVRPGDEVICFDPSYDSYAPAVQLAGGVLKRIALQPPGFRVDWNAFQSLLSAKTRLVILNTPHNPSATVWRKSDYAQLWQAIAAQEIYVLSDEVYEHICFAEEGHASVLAHAELRQRAIAVSSFGKTFHMTGWKVGYCVAPAAISAEIRKVHQYLTFSVNTPAQLAIADMLRAEPEHYRELPEFYRTRRDRLVQALAKSRFEVLPCEGTYFLLADYSAISDLDDVSFCQWLTKEVGVAAIPLSVFCADPFPHKLIRLCFAKQEATLDAAAERLCQL; encoded by the coding sequence ATGACGCAGCACAACCTGATTCCCGAGAGCAAATTACCGGCGCTCGGCACCACCATTTTTACCCAAATGAGCGCGCTGGCGCAGCAACATAACGCCATTAACCTGTCGCAGGGTTTCCCTGATTTCGACGGCCCGCGCTATCTTCAGGAACGCCTGGCGTATCACGTCAGCCAGGGGGCTAACCAGTATGCCCCGATGACCGGTGCGTTACCGTTACGCGAAGCCATCGCCGATAAAACGGCAGAGCTGTATGGGCACAAACCTGACGTGAACAGCGATATCACCGTCACCGCCGGGGCAACCGAGGCACTGTACGCCGCCATTACCGCGCTGGTGCGTCCGGGTGATGAAGTGATCTGCTTCGATCCCAGCTACGACAGCTATGCCCCTGCCGTGCAGCTGGCCGGTGGCGTACTGAAACGCATTGCCTTGCAGCCACCGGGTTTCCGCGTGGACTGGAACGCCTTCCAGAGCCTGCTGAGCGCCAAAACCCGGCTGGTGATTCTGAATACGCCGCACAACCCTTCCGCCACCGTCTGGCGCAAGAGTGATTACGCCCAGCTGTGGCAGGCCATCGCCGCACAGGAAATTTATGTTCTGAGCGACGAAGTTTACGAGCATATCTGCTTCGCCGAAGAGGGACATGCCAGCGTGCTGGCCCATGCCGAATTGCGTCAGCGGGCGATTGCCGTGTCGTCCTTTGGTAAAACCTTCCATATGACCGGCTGGAAAGTGGGTTACTGCGTGGCACCCGCGGCGATCAGCGCGGAAATCCGCAAAGTGCACCAGTACCTGACCTTCTCGGTGAATACCCCGGCACAGCTGGCGATTGCTGATATGCTGCGCGCCGAGCCGGAGCACTATCGCGAGCTGCCAGAATTTTACCGCACGCGCCGTGACCGTCTGGTACAGGCGCTGGCGAAAAGTCGTTTTGAAGTGCTGCCCTGTGAAGGTACCTACTTCCTGCTGGCGGACTACAGCGCCATTTCCGATCTGGATGACGTGAGTTTCTGCCAGTGGCTGACCAAAGAAGTCGGCGTGGCGGCGATTCCGCTGTCGGTGTTCTGCGCCGATCCTTTCCCGCATAAGCTGATCCGCCTGTGCTTTGCCAAACAGGAAGCGACGCTTGACGCCGCAGCGGAGCGTTTATGTCAGCTTTGA
- the uraD gene encoding 2-oxo-4-hydroxy-4-carboxy-5-ureidoimidazoline decarboxylase, producing the protein MNLESFNQLSPAEAQAAIAHCVAIPAWQQALVAARPFASSAGLIAEAEALALQWQGAELEQALSAHPRIGEKARGEGKEATFSRSEQSAMLDADGALQFAMLAGNQRYEQRFGRVFLIRAKGRSGEEMLAELQRRLNNDAATEQQEALTQLREITLLRLKESIL; encoded by the coding sequence ATGAATCTGGAGAGTTTTAATCAGTTGTCGCCAGCGGAAGCACAGGCGGCGATTGCCCATTGTGTCGCCATTCCCGCCTGGCAACAGGCGCTGGTGGCAGCCCGCCCGTTTGCCAGCAGTGCCGGGTTGATCGCCGAAGCTGAGGCACTGGCGCTGCAGTGGCAGGGGGCGGAACTGGAACAGGCGCTGAGCGCCCATCCGCGCATTGGTGAAAAAGCGCGTGGCGAGGGGAAAGAAGCGACCTTTTCGCGTAGCGAGCAGTCCGCCATGCTGGATGCCGACGGCGCGTTGCAGTTTGCCATGCTGGCGGGAAATCAACGCTATGAACAGCGCTTTGGCCGGGTGTTTTTGATTCGCGCTAAAGGGCGTAGCGGCGAGGAAATGCTGGCGGAGTTACAGCGCCGCCTGAATAATGATGCCGCGACAGAACAGCAGGAAGCGCTGACACAACTGCGGGAAATTACTTTGTTACGGCTGAAGGAGAGCATCCTATGA
- a CDS encoding amidohydrolase, translating to MSALKITVLQETLSWMDGAANLRHFDGVLKGIEGRDLVLLPEMFTTGFAMEAAESSLPQEEVVAWLHQHAKTSNALVGGSAAIQTEKGAVNRFLLVEPDGTLHQYDKRHLFRMANEHQHYVAGETREVFTWRGWRILPQICYDLRFPVFTRNRNDYDLALFVANWPAPRALHWQSLLLARAIENQAYVAGCNRVGSDGNQHQYSGDSRIISPLGDILAAAEPFARARIDAELSLEELQAYRERFPAWRDADAFTL from the coding sequence ATGTCAGCTTTGAAAATTACCGTTTTGCAGGAAACTCTGAGCTGGATGGATGGCGCCGCGAATTTGCGCCACTTCGACGGCGTACTGAAGGGCATTGAAGGACGCGATCTGGTCCTGCTGCCAGAGATGTTTACCACTGGCTTCGCGATGGAAGCGGCGGAAAGCTCGCTGCCCCAGGAAGAGGTGGTGGCGTGGCTGCACCAGCATGCCAAAACCAGCAATGCGCTGGTGGGCGGCAGCGCGGCGATTCAGACTGAAAAAGGCGCGGTAAACCGTTTCCTGCTGGTTGAGCCGGATGGCACGCTGCATCAGTATGACAAGCGCCATCTGTTCCGCATGGCGAACGAACATCAGCATTATGTCGCGGGTGAAACGCGCGAGGTGTTTACCTGGCGTGGCTGGCGCATTCTGCCGCAGATTTGTTATGACCTGCGTTTCCCGGTATTTACCCGCAACCGCAACGATTATGACCTGGCGCTGTTTGTCGCCAACTGGCCCGCGCCGCGTGCGCTGCACTGGCAGTCACTGCTGCTGGCAAGGGCGATTGAGAACCAGGCCTATGTCGCGGGCTGTAACCGCGTCGGCAGCGATGGTAACCAGCACCAGTACAGCGGCGATAGCCGGATTATTTCGCCGCTGGGTGACATCCTGGCCGCCGCTGAGCCGTTTGCGCGGGCGCGCATTGATGCTGAGTTGTCGCTGGAGGAGTTGCAGGCGTATCGTGAACGCTTCCCGGCGTGGCGCGATGCGGATGCGTTTACGTTGTAA
- the mtnC gene encoding acireductone synthase: MIRAIVTDIEGTTSDIRFVHNVLFPYARQHLAAFVREHQAEPGVAAALDAVREESGAPEASLDEVIATLLSYIEQDRKSPGLKALQGMIWRDGYVEGQFTGHLYPDVLPAFERWRQQGKALYVYSSGSVAAQKLLFGYSDEGDLTSLFSGYFDTGVGAKRETQSYRNIAQQIGVEPSELLFLSDIHQELDAAADAGWRTLQLIRGEADSESRHRQVNDFSQINPESI; this comes from the coding sequence ATGATTCGCGCAATTGTTACCGATATTGAAGGCACCACCAGCGATATTCGCTTCGTCCATAATGTGTTATTCCCGTATGCCCGTCAGCATCTGGCGGCCTTTGTGCGCGAGCATCAGGCAGAGCCGGGCGTCGCCGCCGCGCTGGACGCGGTGCGTGAGGAATCCGGCGCACCCGAGGCCTCGCTTGATGAGGTGATCGCCACTTTGCTGAGCTACATCGAGCAGGATCGCAAATCACCCGGCCTGAAAGCGTTGCAGGGTATGATCTGGCGTGATGGTTATGTTGAAGGCCAGTTTACCGGCCACCTCTATCCGGATGTGCTGCCCGCGTTTGAACGCTGGCGTCAGCAGGGTAAGGCGCTGTATGTATATTCCTCCGGTTCGGTGGCGGCGCAGAAATTGTTATTTGGCTACAGCGACGAAGGTGATTTAACGTCGTTGTTTAGCGGTTATTTTGACACTGGTGTCGGTGCCAAGCGTGAAACCCAGTCCTATCGCAATATCGCGCAGCAAATTGGTGTTGAACCTTCTGAATTGCTGTTTTTGTCCGATATTCACCAGGAACTGGACGCGGCGGCTGACGCTGGCTGGCGCACCCTGCAATTAATTCGCGGCGAGGCGGATAGTGAAAGTCGCCATCGTCAGGTAAACGATTTTTCCCAGATTAACCCGGAGTCGATTTAG